A DNA window from Rhineura floridana isolate rRhiFlo1 chromosome 11, rRhiFlo1.hap2, whole genome shotgun sequence contains the following coding sequences:
- the TMEM238 gene encoding transmembrane protein 238, translating into MMGSSGLGRCRLALAFAVFMDAAGTGALLTGIFARLRLRGRDFGDLLIYSGAVLVFLSLLGWIMWYTGNIEIAPEELARDYGAKGGTLARLARKISRTWSRRQGSGLAMRTVTNSREAA; encoded by the coding sequence ATGATGGGCTCCTCGGGACTGGGCCGCTGCCGGCTGGCCTTGGCCTTTGCGGTGTTCATGGACGCTGCTGGGACTGGGGCGCTGCTGACGGGCATTTTTGCCAGGCTGCGGCTCCGGGGCCGAGATTTTGGGGACCTTCTGATATACTCCGGAGCGGTGCTGGTGTTCCTGAGCCTGCTAGGTTGGATCATGTGGTACACAGGCAACATCGAGATCGCCCCCGAAGAGCTGGCGAGGGATTATGGCGCCAAGGGAGGCACGCTGGCCCGGCTGGCCAGGAAGATCTCGCGGACCTGGTCTCGACGCCAAGGTAGCGGGCTGGCCATGAGGACAGTAACGAACAGCCGGGAAGCAGCCTAG